A single window of Vigna unguiculata cultivar IT97K-499-35 chromosome 1, ASM411807v1, whole genome shotgun sequence DNA harbors:
- the LOC114193497 gene encoding putative disease resistance protein RGA1: MAESFLFSIAESLIAKLASRAFEEASRVVGLYDDLQDLTNTLSLVKAVLLDAQQKQEHNHQLRQWLTQLKTVFSDAEDLLDEFECQTLRKKVVKAHGSTKDKVSHFFSSSNPLVFRYQMAQRIKDISNRLDKVATNRNKFTLERIEVDTRVVHRRDMTHSRVSDSDVIGRKHDKEKIIELLMQQNPNDDDISLSVIPIVGIGGLGKTTLAKFVFNDSRIQECFPLKMWVCVSDDFDIKQLIIKIINSANDSISDDAPSHQPNWNTLDLEQLQNQLKNKLSGQKFLLVLDDVWNEDRVKWVELRNLIQVSAAGSKIIVTTRSNSIASMMGTIPPHILGGLSEGDSLSLLVKWAFKEGEEEKHPHLVDIIGREIVRKCGGVPLAVRTLGSLLFSKFEASEWEYVRDNEVWNLPQKKDDILPALKLSYDLMPSYLRQCFALFSLYPKDHLFISDEITCLWGALGLIALPKTNRTREDVGNQYLHELLSRSFLQDFQNYGTMYGFRIHDLVHDLALFVAKDECLHMNSNVQNISDNVRHLSFAESSLFSNLVTKKSAAVRTILFPNGVAAANSEAILKTCLEKFKCLRVLVLSGATFETLPRNIAKLRHLRYLDISENPNIKRLPDSICKLQSLQVLLVNGCMELEVLPNGLRKLISLQDFSFSTKQTVFPVNEIAKLRSLEFLIVESCHNVESIFGGVKFPALKTLCVSDCQSLKSLWLDGQNFPKLETLFVDNCINLDLELWNGHDEEESAKLKLKLVGFYGLSQLVALPRWLQEVANSLQSLLVLNCPNIETLPDWLPTLTNLKALTIRNCPKLVSLPDSIRHLSTLENLRIEDCADLSEKYELHVGEFWPNISHIKNVFIDEPEA; encoded by the coding sequence ATGGCCGAATCATTTCTCTTCAGCATCGCAGAGTCACTCATAGCAAAGCTTGCTTCTCGTGCTTTTGAAGAAGCTTCTCGAGTGGTCGGTTTATACGATGATCTTCAAGATCTTACAAACACTCTCTCTTTAGTTAAGGCTGTGCTGTTAGATGCTCAGCAAAAGCAGGAGCACAACCATCAGCTCCGCCAATGGCTCACTCAACTCAAAACTGTCTTCTCCGATGCCGAAGATCTTTTGGATGAATTTGAGTGTCAAACACTGCGaaaaaaagtggtcaaagcTCATGGTAGTACGAAAGACAAGGTAAGTCACTTCTTCTCAAGTTCTAATCCACTTGTTTTTCGTTACCAAATGGCTCAACGAATTAAAGATATCAGCAACAGATTAGACAAGGTTGCAACTAATAGGAATAAGTTTACTCTTGAAAGAATTGAGGTTGATACACGTGTTGTTCATCGGAGAGATATGACACACTCCCGTGTGAGTGATTCTGATGTGATAGGAAGGAAACACGATAAAGAAAAGATCATAGAGCTTTTGATGCAGCAGAATCCTAATGATGATGATATAAGTCTCTCTGTTATCCCCATTGTGGGGATTGGAGGCTTAGGAAAGACTACGCTCGCGAAGTTTGTGTTCAATGACAGCAGGATCCAGGAGTGCTTTCCGTTGAAGATGTGGGTGTGTGTTTCTGACGACTTTGACATTAAACAACtgattatcaaaattatcaattctGCCAATGATTCTATATCTGATGATGCTCCTTCTCACCAACCGAATTGGAACACGTTGGATCTGGAACAACTGCAAAATCAACTCAAAAACAAACTTTCCGGTCAAAAGTTCTTACTCGTATTGGATGATGTATGGAACGAAGATCGTGTTAAATGGGTTGAGTTGCGGAATTTAATCCAAGTAAGTGCAGCAGGAAGTAAAATCATTGTGACTACACGAAGTAATTCAATTGCTTCCATGATGGGCACAATTCCCCCTCATATTTTAGGAGGTCTTTCGGAAGGGGATTCATTGTCTCTGTTAGTCAAATGGGCATTTAAAGAAGGTGAAGAGGAAAAACATCCTCACTTAGTTGATATTATTGGGAGAGAAATTGTGAGAAAATGCGGAGGGGTTCCTTTGGCAGTGAGAACATTAGGGAGTTTACTATTCTCAAAATTTGAAGCCAGTGAATGGGAATATGTGAGAGACAATGAAGTTTGGAATTTGCCTCAGAAAAAGGATGACATTTTACCTGCCCTTAAATTGAGTTATGATCTCATGCCGTCCTATTTGAGGCAATGTTTTGCATTGTTTTCCCTTTATCCAAAGGATCATCTATTCATAAGTGATGAAATAACTTGTCTTTGGGGGGCACTTGGACTCATTGCACTACCAAAAACGAATAGAACACGTGAAGATGTGGGCAATCAATATTTGCATGAACTTCTGTCAAGATCCTTTCTTCAAGATTTTCAAAACTATGGCACTATGTACGGTTTCAGAATACATGATTTGGTGCATGATCTTGCCCTATTTGTTGCTAAAGATGAGTGTCTACATATGAATTCCAATGTTCAAAATATTTCTGATAATGTTAGACATTTGTCTTTTGCCGAAAGTAGTTTGTTTAGCAATTTAGTCACCAAAAAATCAGCAGCTGTGAGAACCATACTGTTTCCAAATGGTGTAGCAGCTGCCAACTCTGAAGCTATACTAAAGACGTGTTTGGAGAAGTTCAAATGCTTGCGAGTTTTGGTTTTAAGTGGTGCAACATTTGAGACTTTGCCTCGTAACATTGCCAAGTTGAGACATTTGAGATATCTAGACATTAGCGAAAATCCCAACATTAAGAGACTCCCCGACTCTATTTGCAAGCTCCAAAGTTTGCAAGTGTTGTTAGTCAACGGATGCATGGAGCTGGAAGTATTGCCCAACGGATTAAGAAAACTGATCAGTCTCCAGGATTTTTCGTTTTCCACAAAGCAAACTGTTTTCCCTGTGAATGAGATCGCCAAATTAAGGTCGCTTGaattcttgattgttgaatcatgCCATAATGTGGAGTCCATCTTTGGAGGGGTGAAATTCCCTGCTCTTAAGACTTTGTGCGTTTCAGACTGTCAGAGTCTGAAGTCTTTGTGGTTGGATGGTCAAAATTTTCCTAAATTAGAAACATTGTTTGTTGACAACTGCATCAATCTGGACTTGGAACTGTGGAATGGTCACGATGAAGAAGAAAGTGCAAAACTGAAGTTAAAACTGGTTGGCTTTTATGGTTTATCACAGCTGGTGGCCTTGCCTAGATGGCTTCAGGAAGTTGCCAACTCTTTACAGAGCTTGCTTGTTTTAAATTGTCCTAATATCGAAACACTTCCAGACTGGTTGCCAACTCTGACTAATCTTAAAGCACTTACTATAAGGAATTGTCCAAAGTTGGTATCTCTCCCAGATAGTATACGTCACCTCTCCACACTTGAAAATTTAAGGATTGAAGATTGTGCTGACTTATCTGAAAAATATGAGCTCCATGTTGGAGAATTTTGGCCAAACATATCACACATAAAAAATGTATTCATTGATGAACCAGAAGCCTAA